The following are encoded together in the Plasmodium brasilianum strain Bolivian I chromosome 10, whole genome shotgun sequence genome:
- a CDS encoding MORN repeat protein: protein MEDVLPTKRVDPKSYELFYWRNFFSKEIDKEHNSLVEITSCNTVKLRNVKINSTILNGFIKIDHYMCPYFYKNFVISNDKKKYEGSFRNRHIEGVGKIITDHFIYEGYIYRGKKWKRGKCSFIHFDKGGKQNIIYEGFWVNNKRNGWGTLKLVNKDQVKLIMYKGFWKNNERDFYGIQYYNDNSVYFGYWKRNKKFGFGKMVWYFDSKGGSKGKFVENLQESIKMRKHDLMGDVDNEGWTNVIERPNIIERTTLMGRKTAASRLYNTYLGEWKNDKFHGYGTYIWFFKKKKKKKKNEIIYQNEKYDQYSGYWRKGKKNGYGIFYYNCGKKYIGMWKDNKKDGVGYFIKLNGIVSKCLYKSGKLISDIDLNVPYRINNTYTNSLCRVINLFFFKKYFNITNKKIEFVYKVIYANFPLLVDIYNRYKKKNGKQRYKQKQTNRKTHNQARSQNYQGTFHLHNLWNMFYHANIINYHFTLCSLNKLVTDHTSMCEHLEMFNLLVNEKESTRMDEILINEKDLVKSFFKSKHLLNIPVLSSSLRMRMKQNGTFSHKDDEKNVFNSTEDCQNAILPYSTYGNSEAGTRAYEEVSTSECIVRDDKVSSKKTNFSLQHYNKVKSKSNKNLLFVHMNYIIFNKNLISLKKNCTNLYKHYWKECCMHKRESHTILQKMFIILLRNKKNNNNCYLYYVLVSLFQYNSPLLYFLFRPHNKKWSKWKKYSHKRTADRNNTFSSDHQMSKDDYKNGGMKRTNVEENINNEVCNPVKEMASGYFKNERVAVQLKDKKMVTHLNNIISFLNVNRCYIHDEKRKISFNCFIFTLVHISIRMSNFGDMTQVFLNLINSLKRLSFKRDGKKLLDNDNNNMFRKRITEVEKKKKKNLYNMDIIKYVTTKCTRNGMMKRNIVGKNNNICNNFLKISHTLENTTGKKKEELNMRRKHENITNEKNGKKKNFMTCAVCCYHDKQISKFCKRKTNCAPYLQRKERTYRFSNEEKSSKELVNILNIFAYYYIFYFLIFESGEKSFSIFSTKLNVSMRLRDILIFLFQLKLIKKNKVKNNVTCVNLDTYSLLHKKGGKKKLNVKIWNFLTGACGNEKNEKNEENEENEENVSGKVCTVQAGKNREHIDDNMEEKQEKLNSGCTSKSGKQTKNIEIRSEKKGSKKDSRSVHSVISRANGEATTNLESEKCTKNGDGRNDRNDGDNCGNHDCRLYYNNNSEHNAQTDKKNNLQFVNLSRKKNIYMNSSGKNKASNKKALNKFSSIFYLSFFEILAIFCDIFNCKNLHLINTTCYNLYATKLKKKKRRKKISKCRLKNNVVHYIMILEQERKKFLVKFSQCAGGKTLNGKKLCSGKMISGKSLKNERIRNGMKKRACRVHTKLYKEKALNRLNEKLDELCKLDHLDQIYKIDRIDRIDRIGRIDRIDKIDKIDRIDRIDRIDKIDKITWEQGLTGEHIQSKPPGSPEKAKKRNDIGGKSTKCLKKKKAYCSEEDNKCIELRKSEHVLHTNVIIKRKSEIKILTHSLKRKFINSHKNYMNVLDYYNIYITPYEFLLFFLKFVERVKRKKNINSSYNDVLFFFIFHILLYRTFQLAKKKKIKNKIK from the coding sequence ATGGAGGATGTTTTGCCAACCAAGCGAGTAGACCCTAAGTCGTATGAGCTATTCTACTggagaaattttttttcgaaaGAAATAGATAAGGAACATAACTCATTAGTAGAAATAACATCATGTAATACGGTAAAGTtaagaaatgtaaaaattaatagtaCTATTCTTAATGGtttcataaaaatagatCATTACATGTgtccatatttttataaaaattttgttatttcaaatgataaaaagaaatatgaagGATCATTTAGAAATAGACACATTGAGGGAGTtggtaaaattataacagatcattttatatatgaaggatatatatataggggcaaaaaatggaaaagggGCAAATGTTCCTTCATACATTTTGATAAAGGGGGAAAacagaatattatatatgaaggTTTCTGGGTGAATAATAAGAGAAATGGATGGGGTACGTTAAAACTTGTTAATAAGGATCAAGTCAAGTTAATAATGTATAAAGGCTTTTGGAAAAACAACGAAAGGGATTTTTACGGTATTCAGTATTACAATGATAATTCTGTTTATTTCGGTTACtggaaaagaaataaaaaatttggatTTGGAAAAATGGTATGGTATTTCGACTCAAAGGGGGGTTCAAAAGGTAAATTTGTGGAAAACTTACAAGAGTCAATCAAAATGAGGAAACATGACTTAATGGGGGATGTTGACAATGAGGGGTGGACTAACGTAATAGAAAGACCTAACATAATCGAAAGGACCACATTAATGGGGAGAAAAACTGCCGCTTCTAGACTGTACAACACATACTTGGGTGAGTGGAAAAATGATAAGTTTCATGGATATGGCACGTATATAtggttttttaaaaaaaaaaaaaaaaaaaaaaaaaatgaaataatttaccaaaatgaaaaatatgatcaATATTCGGGATACTGGAGAAAGGGAAAGAAAAATGGCTACGGTATTTTCTATTACAATTGTGGTAAGAAATATATAGGTATGTGGAAAGATAATAAGAAGGATGGGGTTGGAtactttataaaattaaacgGAATAGTGTCTAAGTGCTTATACAAAAGTGGTAAACTTATATCTGATATTGACCTGAATGTTCCTTACAGAATTAATAACACATATACCAACTCATTATGTAGAGtcataaatttgtttttctttaaaaaatatttcaatataacaaataaaaagatcGAGTTTGTGTATAAAGTCATCTACGCGAATTTTCCCCTTCTGGTGGATATATACAACAggtataaaaagaagaatggGAAGCAAAGGTATAAGCAGAAACAAACTAACAGGAAAACTCATAACCAAGCGCGCAGTCAAAATTACCAGGGAACCTTCCATTTGCACAATTTATGGAATATGTTTTACCATgccaatattattaattaccACTTCACTTTGTGCTCATTGAACAAGTTAGTTACTGACCATACTTCCATGTGTGAACACCTTGAAATGTTCAATTTGTTGGTGAATGAGAAGGAATCAACTCGTATGGAcgaaattttaattaatgaaaaagattTAGTAAAAAGCTTCTTCAAGTCAAAGCACCTTCTAAATATACCTGTCTTGTCTTCTTCCCTTCGTATGAGGATGAAACAAAACGGTACTTTTTCTCATAAGGACGATGAAAAGAATGTTTTCAATAGTACTGAGGATTGCCAAAATGCAATATTACCATATAGCACTTATGGTAACAGCGAGGCGGGTACTCGTGCATATGAAGAGGTTTCCACTAGTGAATGCATAGTACGTGATGATAAGGTTAGTTCAAAAAAGACTAACTTTTCATTACAACACTATAACAAGGTGAAGAgcaaatcaaataaaaaccTACTATTTGTccatatgaattatattatttttaataaaaatttgataagcttaaaaaaaaattgtacaaatttatataaacactACTGGAAAGAGTGTTGTATGCACAAAAGGGAAAGTCATAccattttacaaaaaatgtttatcatattgttaagaaataaaaaaaataataataattgttattTATACTATGTTCTAGTTAGCTTATTTCAGTACAATTCCCCcttgttatattttctttttcgccCGCATAATAAGAAATGGAGCAAATGGAAGAAGTACTCTCATAAGCGAACTGCTGATAGGAACAACACTTTTTCTTCTGACCATCAAATGAGCAAAGATGATTACAAAAATGGAGGAATGAAACGAACGAATGtggaagaaaatattaacaatgaAGTATGCAATCCGGTGAAGGAAATGGCATCaggttattttaaaaatgaacgtGTAGCTGTACAATtgaaggataaaaaaatggtaaCACATTTGAATAAcataatttcttttctaAATGTAAATAGATGTTATATACATGacgaaaaaaggaaaataagttttaattgtttcatttttaccCTTGTTCATATATCAATACGCATGAGCAATTTTGGTGATATGACCCAAGTCTTCCTTAACTTGATTAACTCATTGAAAAGGCTCTCATTCAAAAGAGACGGTAAGAAGCTATTGGATAATGACAACAACAACATGtttagaaaaagaataacagaggtagaaaaaaagaagaagaaaaatttatataatatggaCATAATAAAGTATGTTACTACAAAATGTACCAGAAATGGTAtgatgaaaagaaatattgtgggtaaaaacaataacatatgtaataactttttaaaaatcagTCATACGCTGGAAAATACTAcaggtaaaaaaaaggaagaactAAATATGAGGAGAAAACATGAAAATATAACGAATGAAAAgaacggaaaaaaaaaaaattttatgacaTGTGCTGTATGCTGTTATCATGATAAACAGATAAgcaaattttgtaaaagaaAGACTAACTGTGCGCCATATTTACAGAGGAAAGAAAGAACATATCGTTTTTCAAACGAGGAGAAAAGTAGTAAAGAGCTAGTAaacattttgaatattttcgcttattattatattttttactttttaatatttgaatCAGGGGAAAAAagtttttcaatttttagcACAAAATTAAATGTGTCCATGCGGCTAAgagatatattaatatttctatttcagttgaaattaataaaaaaaaataaagtgaaAAATAACGTAACATGTGTTAATTTAGACACTTACTCATTATTACACAAAAAaggagggaaaaaaaaattaaatgtcaAAATTTGGAATTTCCTGACAGGTGCATgtggaaatgaaaaaaatgaaaaaaatgaagaaaatgaagaaaatgaagaaaacgTGTCAGGAAAAGTCTGTACAGTGCAGGCTGGTAAAAATAGGGAACATATTGATGATAACATGGAAGAAAAACAAGAGAAATTAAACTCAGGTTGTACATCAAAAAGTGggaaacaaacaaaaaacatTGAAATaagaagtgaaaaaaaaggtaGCAAAAAGGACAGTAGAAGTGTGCACAGTGTTATAAGTCGTGCGAATGGTGAAGCTACAACAAATTTAGAAAGTGAGAAATGCACGAAAAATGGCGATGGTCGTAATGATCGTAATGATGGTGATAATTGTGGTAACCATGATTGTCGTCtctattataacaataacagtGAGCACAATGCGCAAAcggacaaaaaaaacaatttgcAATTCGTAAATTTATCCAGAAAAAAGAACATTTACATGAACAGTTCAGGAAAAAACAAGGctagtaataaaaaagctttaaataaattttcaagcatattttatttgtccttttttgaaattttggCAATTTTTTGTGATATATTCAACTGCAAgaatttacatttaataaataccACTTGCTATAATTTGTACGCAAccaagttaaaaaaaaaaaaaagaagaaagaaaataagtaaatgtcgtttaaaaaataatgtggTACACTATATTATGATATTAGAACAGGAACGAAAAAAATTTCTGGTCAAATTTTCCCAGTGTGCAGGAGGGAAGACGCTCAACGGGAAAAAACTATGCAGCGGGAAAATGATCAGTGGgaaatctttaaaaaatgagcGAATAAGAAATGGTATGAAAAAGCGTGCCTGTCGTGTTCATACAAAGTTATACAAAGAAAAAGCGCTAAATagattaaatgaaaaattggaCGAACTGTGCAAATTGGACCACTTGGaccaaatatataaaatagacAGAATAGACAGAATAGACAGAATAGGCAGAATAGACAGAATAGACAAAATAGACAAAATAGACAGAATAGACAGAATAGACAGAATAGACAAAATAGACAAAATAACATGGGAACAGGGATTGACGGGTGAACATATTCAGAGTAAACCCCCTGGCTCACctgaaaaagcaaaaaaaagaaatgacaTAGGAGGTAAAAGTACAAAgtgcttaaaaaaaaaaaaggcttaCTGTTCAGAAGAGGATAACAAATGTATTGAATTAAGGAAGAGTGAACACGTACTTCATacaaatgttattattaaaagaaaaagtgaaataaaaatattaacacaCTCTTTGAAAaggaaatttataaattctcataaaaattatatgaatgttttagattattataacatttatataactcCTTATGAgttccttttgttttttttaaaatttgttgaaagagtgaaaagaaaaaaaaacattaacagTTCATACAATGAcgtgctatttttttttattttccacattttgttatatagAACATTTCAGctagccaaaaaaaaaaaaataaaaaataaaataaaataa
- a CDS encoding ribose-5-phosphate isomerase, giving the protein MDDLKKIVAYKAVDDYVQSNMTIGLGTGSTVFYVLERIEKLMKIGKIRDVVCIPTSIDTEIKARNLGIPLTILKRNSHIDIAIDGADEIDLDLNLVKGRGGALVREKLVAASASFFIIIVDESKLCINGLGTTGAVPIEILSFGYEKIIQNLMKISSLKKCKYKLREKNGEVFITDNKNYIVDFFFTDPIENLAETCSKIKMTTGVVDHGIFVDMTNVALIGKQDGTILKLNKK; this is encoded by the exons ATGGACGACCTAAAAAAGATAGTA GCGTACAAAGCTGTAGACGATTATGTGCAGTCGAATATGACCATAGGGTTGGGAACCGGGTCTACGGTTTTTTACGTACTCGAGCGAATTGAAAAATTGATGAAAATCGGAAAGATAAGGGATGTAGTTTGTATTCCAACCAGCATTGACACGGAAATAAAG GCCAGAAATTTGGGTATCCCTCTGACTATCTTGAAACGAAATTCACATATTGACATAGCAATTGATGGAGCCGATGAAATAGATCTTGACTTGAATCTAGTAAAAGGACGAGGAGGAGCTTTAGTTCGTGAAAAGCTGGTGGCAGCAAGCgcatctttttttataatc ATCGTCGATGAGTCAAAACTGTGTATTAACGGGTTAGGTACTACAGGGGCAGTGCCAATAGAAATATTGTCATTTggttatgaaaaaataatccagaatttaatgaaaatatcatcactgaaaaaatgtaaatataaattaaggGAAAAGAATGGAGAGGTTTTTATAACagataacaaaaattatattgtggatttttttttcacagaTCCTATTGAGAATTTAGCGGAAACTtgttcaaaaataaaaatg aCCACAGGAGTTGTTGACCACGGGATTTTTGTTGACATGACTAATGTAGCTTTGATAGGCAAACAGGACGGGactatattaaaattgaataaaaaatga
- a CDS encoding hypothetical protein (conserved Plasmodium protein), with the protein MYLFKKAKDSIVNSLQYDKSSPLIKLNYVCKCILKISFVLSFALSSIAFSTSLLGGNLINKGLLQSFAITSLLLCLLSFIILKRKNGTHILSKIKMYPFSVKDLIDVSLTTGTVTISVLDILLCYLYLTVALFIFLTAIISLFECLDNPYMKDNENINSFSLDIMPF; encoded by the exons atgtatttgtttaaaaaagcaaaagacTCAATCGTAAATTCCTTGCAATATGACAAATCATCTCctttgataaaattaaattatgtttGTAAGTGTATTCTTAAAATATCCTTTGTGCTGTCCTTCGCTTTGTCTAGTATAGCTTTCTCAACTTCATTACTTGGTGGAAATTTGATAAATAAAG GTTTACTACAATCCTTTGCAATAACATCTTTGCTATTGTgtcttttatcttttatcattctcaagagaaaaaatggaaCGCATATTTtgtcaaaaattaaaatgtaccCTTTCTCCGTCAAGGATTTAATTGACGTATCCTTAACCACAGGAACAGTTACTATATCGGTTCTGGATATACTCTTG TGCTATCTATATCTTACCGTtgcactttttatttttttaacag caataatttctttattcGAGTGTCTAGACAACCCATACATGAAGGACAACGAAAACATTAACTCTTTCA GCTTAGATATTATGCCATTTTga
- a CDS encoding aspartate--tRNA ligase, producing MRLLKSLLLTWYLATINLKKFSFCYIINILAYFKINSSKEKLLSLENNIINKLGKIQTNRRKNINYLSKKEIKKSKNKLKYFIRDVSSSASCVCLTKKGANKISGKVRGKIIRKIKNEISYNITKEGGNSGKLAGRITTALFCKNESIPPQTRTILKSREVRNYPKEGCNNSISTSNSTSSSTSSCSNDLHKYNHSSRYLIDLVEHGDLSFFYGTSCSRNYYSYECIMKFIEDNKDSFKRMNTNGSNSIEGSNNNESNIPGEGRSAVNSNKNVETVCSDNYIEVRGRVERKVKQSKRIFLYVRLDGGFYITCVYEKRRGNGTELREEMYTYIKNLKKESVIDVRGKVKIHGDLHRCNGPYVESFYNQKCVEIVIDTIFCLSESFFDIPVMINDFTLFNQNGVYNHNVANDEMVIASEDTKEESTAVSNVSGLEGNINTYYSNTLGGRSGVSQIERKKDELEKEGNPFLNVNSAKGNSNNNCSNRGNNGNDNSNDNSNDNSNDNSNNKSNDNSNDNSNDNSSNDSSGYTAADMTEVNLAHSTINNYDGSKVNTNENILRLQNFVLNYRNIILHMIFNIKSRLSQKAREFLHNDGYMEVHTSKFIKINKKKKKKKIYHMEKDLMNHENKILSYEPFRSGKEVGKHIEEEEEEEEEEEEKGTHMPHRQDDAEDVQLSSTEQSSNVELNGTEHGCKCYKIDGENLLLAQSPQFYKEMIINADFEKIFEMNYCYRNEKFHSSRHLNEYTSLDLEQVIYDNYYELIIYMYNILMRLNKYINESFLEELHLINSANNNKQKFSHFEKSIFAPNPVVLSFCEAHDILTKYYRNIQNDKDKSSNYVYNTMLERYVRVLNEEEKNELKGKITFDACEKYKIHNVYYYNKIVKRYNVINDKSEHVVNASSNGAGCSSHVYTFLNRLNKDELYRNVLLFFNNMYEQGFSERERSTTTCGSNRTIKCNSASDFVSETGKKEEESEAVVCEYSFIDLLSNTLEYSSNNSSSNNSSSNNSSSNINNSNNSNSNNSNSNNSSCNKKKKKIQVTETLRNKNLKEKYVFYNDFTNEELNDLYLFVKYNFGTDIFVIDQYPIYIRPYYTSSNMYDLRFTNSFDFIYKGIEIVSGSQRINNLPLLLFKVLSGNKIRMDLSSYLNKSNFTVFNYLNHFKNLINKHSSLYKYLNSFQYASNPHAGLALGFERYLMCALNLKNIKNAVFHE from the coding sequence atgagATTATTGAAAAGTTTGTTGCTTACATGGTACTTAGCAAcaataaacttaaaaaaattttcattttgttatattattaacatattagcatattttaaaataaattccagtaaggaaaaattattgtcactcgaaaataatattattaacaagtTAGGTAAAATTCAGACCAATaggagaaaaaatattaactatttatcaaaaaaggaaattaaaaaatcgaaaaataaattaaagtatTTTATTCGCGATGTGTCTTCATCTGCTTCATGCGTTTGCTTAACCAAAAAGGGTGCAAACAAAATAAGTGGTAAAGTAAGAGGAAAAATAatcagaaaaataaaaaatgaaatttcaTATAACATTACTAAGGAAGGAGGGAATAGTGGGAAGCTAGCGGGACGTATCACTACTGCGCTGTTTTGCAAGAATGAGAGCATCCCCCCGCAGACAAGAACTATATTGAAAAGTAGGGAAGTGAGAAATTATCCAAAAGAAGGATGTAACAATAGTATTAGTACTAGCAACAGTACTAGTAGCAGTACTAGTAGCTGTAGCAACGACCTCCACAAGTACAACCACAGCAGTAGGTATCTTATTGACCTAGTGGAGCATGGTGatctttcatttttctatGGAACAAGCTGTAGCAGAAACTACTACTCGTACGAATGTATCATGAAATTTATTGAAGATAATAAAGATAGCTTCAAGAGGATGAACACGAATGGCAGTAACTCCATTGAGggtagtaacaataatgaaAGTAACATCCCAGGTGAGGGTAGGTCAGCCGTCAATAGTAACAAAAACGTGGAAACAGTGTGCAGCGATAACTACATCGAAGTTAGAGGAAGAGTAGAAAGAAAAGTTAAACAGTCTAAGCGCATTTTCTTGTACGTAAGATTAGACGGTGGGTTTTATATTACTTGtgtatatgaaaaaagaagaggaaaTGGAACTGAACTACGAGAAgaaatgtacacatatattaaaaatttaaaaaaagaaagtgtAATAGATGTTCGTGGGAAAGTAAAGATACATGGAGATTTACACAGATGTAATGGTCCTTATGTAGAAAGTTTTTATAATCAAAAATGTGTAGAAATTGTTATTGatactattttttgtttatcaGAATCCTTTTTCGACATTCCAGTCATGATAAATGATTTCACACTATTTAATCAAAACGGAGTGTACAATCATAACGTAGCAAATGATGAAATGGTTATAGCAAGTGAAGATACAAAGGAAGAAAGCACAGCAGTGAGCAATGTTAGCGGATTAGAAGGgaacataaatacatattacaGTAACACGCTAGGGGGAAGAAGCGGGGTATCGCAGAtagaaaggaaaaaggatGAGCTAGAGAAGGAGGGaaatccttttttaaatgttaacAGTGCGAAAGggaatagtaataataattgcaGTAACAGAGGTAATAATGGAAATGATAACAGCAATGATAATAGCAATGATAACAGCAAtgataatagcaataataagaGCAATGATAACAGCAATGATAACAGCAATGATAATAGCAGTAATGATAGTAGTGGCTACACTGCTGCCGATATGACGGAGGTAAATCTAGCGCATTCAAccataaataattatgacgGTAGCAAAGTAAACACGAATGAAAACATACTAAGACTCCAAAATTTCGTTTTAAActatagaaatattattcttcACATGATTTTTAACATCAAAAGTAGACTCTCTCAGAAGGCAAGGGAGTTCTTACACAACGACGGGTATATGGAAGTACACACATCaaagtttataaaaattaataaaaaaaaaaaaaaaaaaaaaatttaccatATGGAAAAGGATTTAATGAATCATGAGAACAAAATATTGTCATATGAGCCCTTCAGGAGTGGTAAAGAAGTGGGGAAGCACATAGAGGAGGAAGaggaggaagaagaagaggagGAGGAAAAAGGTACGCATATGCCGCATAGGCAAGATGATGCAGAGGATGTCCAGCTAAGCTCCACAGAACAATCAAGTAACGTGGAGTTAAACGGCACGGAACATGGATGTAAGTGTTACAAAATAGATGGAGAAAATTTACTTCTAGCGCAAAGTCCACAGTTTTACaaagaaatgataataaatgcAGATTTCGAGAAAATATTTGAGATGAATTACTGTtatagaaatgaaaaatttcaTAGCTCTAGgcatttaaatgaatatacttCTTTAGATTTAGAGCAAGTGATCtatgataattattatgaactcataatttatatgtacaacaTACTAATGcgattaaataaatatataaatgagtCGTTTCTTGAGGAGCTGCACTTAATTAATTCAGCAAATAAtaacaaacaaaaattttcccattttgaaaaaagtatatttgcACCAAACCCTGTCGTTTTATCTTTTTGTGAGGCCCATGATATACtaacaaaatattacagGAACATTCAAAATGATAAAGACAAATCTTCAAACTATGTATATAACACTATGTTGGAAAGGTATGTACGAGTTCTGaatgaagaggaaaaaaacgAGTTAAAAGGGAAGATTACATTTGATGCTTgtgagaaatataaaatacacaATGTTTActattataacaaaattgtTAAGCGGTACAATGTAATAAATGACAAGAGTGAGCACGTTGTTAATGCGAGCAGTAATGGAGCGGGGTGCAGTTCCCATGTGTACACCTTTTTGAATAGATTAAATAAGGACGAGTTGTACAGAAATGTGttgctattttttaataacatgtACGAGCAAGGTTTTTCCGAAAGGGAAAGAAGTACCACGACTTGTGGAAGTAACCGTACTATCAAATGCAATAGTGCCAGTGATTTTGTGAGCGAGAcaggaaaaaaggaagaggAATCAGAAGCGGTTGTGTGTGAGTACTCCTTTATAGACTTGTTGAGTAACACTCTTGAATatagcagtaataatagcagtagtaataatagcagtagtaataatagcagtagtaatattaacaatagtaataatagcaatagtaataatagcaatagtaataatagcagttgtaataaaaaaaaaaaaaaaatccaagTAACAGAAAcgttaagaaataaaaaccTAAAAGAGAAATACGTCTTTTACAACGATTTTACAAATGAAGAAttaaatgatttatatttatttgtcaAGTATAATTTCGGTACagatatatttgtaatagaTCAATaccctatatatataagaccATATTATACATCAAGTAACATGTACGATCTTCGATTTACAAACAGTTTtgattttatatacaaaGGCATAGAAATTGTATCTGGGTCACAACGTATTAATAACCTACCACTTTTGCTTTTTAAAGTGTTAAGTgggaataaaataagaatggATTTGTCTTCCTACTTAAACAAGAGCAACTTTACTGttttcaattatttaaatcattttaaaaatttaataaataaacactCAAGTTTGTATAAATACCTCAACTCCTTTCAGTATGCCTCTAATCCCCACGCAGGATTAGCTTTAGGATTTGAAAGGTACCTGATGTGTGCCTTGaacttgaaaaatattaaaaatgctGTTTTTCATGAATAA